In Terriglobales bacterium, the genomic window TCGTGGGCGAGTACCTGGAGTCGGCGCCCCCGTGGCGCGACGACGGCATCGTGGGCCGGCCCCTGGAGGTCAACTCCAGTCACCACCAGGCGGTCGCGACCGTGGGGGACGGGCTGCGCGTGGCCGCGGTCTCCCCGGTGGACAACGTCATCGAGGCGCTGGAGGGCACGCTTCCCGGCCACTGGGTGCTGGGAGTGCAATGGCATCCCGAGCGCTCCTACGACGACGATCCCGCCTCGCGCGCGCTCTTCCGCGCCTTCATCCAGGCCTGCGCGGCGTGGCGGCCGCAGCCGCAGCCCGCCTCCGCCGCCCGCGGTGTATAGTTCCCAGTTCCCGGTTCCCAGTTCCCAGTTGGGGTTGCCAGTTGCGAGTCAGGAGGCAATCATGAGTTCTTATCGGGATTTGCAGGTATGGCAAAAATCGATTCGCTTAGTGACGGATATCTACAAGGCCACGGATGCGTTCCCTTCTAGAGAGATGTATGGTCTGACCAGCCAAGTGCGACGGGCTGCGGTTTCGGTTGCGTCGAACATCGCCGAGGGTCAGGGCCGTCGCTCGAAGCAGGAATTTCGCCAATTCCTCTCGCACGCCCGCGGCTCGCTCATGGAGGTTGAGACGCAGATCGT contains:
- a CDS encoding four helix bundle protein, which encodes MSSYRDLQVWQKSIRLVTDIYKATDAFPSREMYGLTSQVRRAAVSVASNIAEGQGRRSKQEFRQFLSHARGSLMEVETQIVIAQELHYLNQDTAGKLLDSSAEVGRMLNGLMHSMAA